In Caldilineales bacterium, the following proteins share a genomic window:
- a CDS encoding sugar phosphate isomerase/epimerase gives MHLSMHNWMRAEPIEVTIRRLAKYGYESIEIGGEPDRYNTKEVKKLLDDNGLRCWGAVTLMFTGLHLPSPDPAVRAHTVNYVKRCITMVKEMDGHLVTIVPGTVGKVNPDATPEEEWQNAVEGMKEIDAWSKREGVRIAVEPINRFETYFVSRANQALALAEATSPECGVCLDAFHINMEEVDPFAAIRSARGRLLDFHVADTNRFACGLGHWDWLKVVGTLRTIGYDGALTVEFVAPVDRTPANPYPTMVETDLSRLDISEDQKKFIIDHGSSFLTESFYSDQVRICAETLLPLIK, from the coding sequence CCATGCACAACTGGATGCGCGCCGAACCCATCGAAGTGACCATCCGCCGTCTGGCCAAATATGGCTACGAAAGCATCGAAATTGGCGGCGAACCCGACCGCTACAACACCAAAGAGGTCAAGAAACTCCTCGATGACAACGGCCTGCGCTGCTGGGGCGCCGTCACCCTCATGTTCACCGGCCTGCACCTGCCCTCGCCCGACCCGGCCGTGCGCGCCCATACGGTGAACTACGTCAAGCGCTGCATCACCATGGTCAAGGAGATGGATGGCCATCTGGTCACCATCGTCCCCGGCACCGTGGGCAAGGTCAACCCCGACGCTACCCCCGAAGAAGAGTGGCAGAACGCCGTCGAGGGCATGAAAGAGATCGATGCCTGGTCCAAGCGGGAAGGCGTGCGCATCGCCGTCGAACCGATCAACCGCTTCGAGACCTACTTCGTCAGCCGCGCCAACCAGGCCCTGGCCCTGGCCGAAGCCACCAGCCCCGAATGCGGCGTCTGCCTCGACGCCTTCCACATCAATATGGAAGAAGTCGATCCCTTCGCCGCCATCCGCTCGGCCCGGGGCCGGTTGCTGGACTTCCACGTCGCCGATACCAATCGCTTCGCTTGCGGCCTGGGCCATTGGGACTGGCTGAAGGTGGTGGGCACGCTTCGCACCATCGGCTACGACGGCGCCTTGACGGTCGAGTTTGTGGCCCCGGTCGATCGCACGCCGGCCAATCCCTACCCGACCATGGTCGAGACCGACCTGAGCCGGTTGGACATCAGCGAAGACCAGAAGAAGTTCATCATCGACCACGGCTCCAGCTTCCTGACCGAGTCTTTCTACTCGGATCAGGTGCGCATCTGCGCCGAGACGCTGCTGCCGTTGATCAAGTAG
- a CDS encoding Tm-1-like ATP-binding domain-containing protein translates to MKTVHLIGTLDTKGAEIGYLRDRLEALGVATTVVDSGILGEPLGVELRPGRDISRAEAATFGGFTIDQLRHAGSRGKAVAGMRQALKTLVRQGWAEGKVAGVVSMGGAEGAVMGAAAMMQLPLGVPKVLVSPIASGKHYFDPMVGTSDIMVVHSVVDILGLNPIATTIFDNVAAALKGLVEHGHALPPPDPAGRYVAVTMLGNTTKAVMALKDRLAQAGYEAVIFHSNGVGGPAMEELAETGQFIGAIDFTTNEIYDPMTGGIHDGGPDRLKRVGLAGLPQVVVPGCIDFCVFHAGAIPPALHGRPVYDHNPEYTLVRASQAEMIELGHIFAGRLNLARGPVIIAVPTQGLSIPNHPGGVFWNPEADAAFLAAVRAEIRLDIPVLTFERHVNDPAFGVEVAEVFVGMMEKM, encoded by the coding sequence ATGAAAACCGTCCACCTCATCGGCACGCTCGACACCAAAGGCGCTGAGATCGGCTATTTGCGCGACCGGCTGGAAGCGCTCGGCGTCGCCACCACCGTGGTCGATTCCGGCATCCTGGGCGAACCCCTGGGCGTCGAACTGCGCCCGGGCCGCGACATCAGCCGGGCGGAAGCGGCGACCTTCGGCGGCTTCACCATCGACCAGCTGCGCCACGCCGGCAGCCGGGGCAAGGCCGTGGCCGGGATGCGCCAGGCGCTGAAGACGCTCGTGCGGCAGGGCTGGGCCGAGGGCAAGGTGGCCGGGGTGGTCAGCATGGGCGGGGCCGAGGGCGCGGTGATGGGCGCGGCGGCGATGATGCAGCTGCCGTTGGGCGTGCCCAAGGTGCTGGTCTCGCCCATCGCCTCGGGCAAGCACTATTTCGACCCGATGGTGGGCACCAGCGACATCATGGTCGTGCACTCGGTGGTCGACATCCTCGGTCTGAACCCTATCGCCACCACCATCTTCGACAACGTAGCCGCGGCGCTCAAGGGCCTGGTCGAACACGGCCATGCCCTGCCGCCGCCCGACCCTGCCGGCCGCTACGTGGCTGTGACCATGCTGGGCAACACGACCAAAGCAGTGATGGCGCTAAAGGATCGGCTGGCGCAGGCTGGCTACGAAGCCGTGATCTTCCACTCGAACGGCGTCGGCGGCCCGGCCATGGAGGAGTTGGCCGAGACAGGTCAATTCATCGGTGCGATCGACTTCACCACCAACGAAATCTACGACCCGATGACCGGCGGCATCCACGATGGCGGCCCGGATCGTCTGAAGCGGGTGGGGCTGGCGGGGCTGCCGCAGGTGGTGGTGCCCGGCTGCATCGATTTCTGCGTCTTCCACGCCGGCGCCATCCCCCCCGCTTTGCACGGCCGCCCCGTCTACGACCACAACCCGGAATACACGCTCGTCCGGGCCTCGCAGGCGGAGATGATCGAACTGGGCCACATCTTCGCTGGGCGCCTGAACCTGGCGCGGGGGCCGGTGATCATCGCCGTGCCCACGCAGGGCCTGTCCATCCCCAACCATCCCGGCGGCGTCTTCTGGAATCCTGAGGCCGACGCCGCTTTCCTGGCCGCGGTGCGGGCCGAGATTCGCCTCGACATCCCCGTGCTGACGTTCGAGCGCCACGTCAACGACCCGGCCTTTGGGGTGGAGGTGGCGGAGGTGTTTGTGGGGATGATGGAGAAGATGTGA